GGAAGCCTTATTGTAAATAAGCCTCCAACATTTTTCGAGCATCACCGCGTTGCAATTTTCGTATCAATCGTGTCAATACTGCTTATTATTAACACGATTATTATTAGCTATCTGAAGAGGAAGAGACGAGAGCGAAAACTAATTCAGCAAAACGAGGAGCTGGAAAGGCGAGTCCTTCAGCGAACGCTTGAAGTGCAAAAAACAAACGAGGTTTTAGAGGCGCAGAAAGGACAGATGCTGCTTCAAAACATGGAGTTAGAGAAGCATAGGCACCATCTTTTGGAGTTGGTGGAGGAGAGAACCAATAACCTCGAGCATGCTCATGCAATGCTCCATAACAGCCATCAAAGGCTCACTAATATTCTTGATGCCAGCTCTGAAGGCTTTTGGGAGTATAATCTTGAAACGCAGGATTTGCACTTTAGCAGCAAGATCTGGGATGCATTGGGGTATAGGTCTAACGAGTATGTTAATTCCCTTGAGTTTATTGATTCGTTGATTCACCCCGACGATCTTATTCGGGTAAAGCAGTCTATTGACGATTGTATTTGCGGAAAGAAAGTTTTCTACAAGGAGGAAAATCGGATACGCGCTAAGGATGGACATTATCTCTGGTTGTTATCAAGGGGGAAGATAATAGAGAATGGGAGCGATGGCTCACGCTACTTTGTGGGCACACATGTTGATATTACGCAGCAGAAAATTGCCGAGCAGCAGCTGCTCGAAGATGAGCGCGTGCTGCGCGCTAGCGAGTTAAGGTGGCGATCGTTGTTCGAGCAGACCGAAGCGGCTATTCTTCTATTAAATGATAATGCAGAAATCCTCGATTGTAATCCTTCTGCAAAGATTTTACTAAATCTTAATGATGACGTTGAAAATAAGCATTTTGAAGACTTTGTTCCTTCGATAAAACAGCTGTTGTTATTTAATCAAGATGTAAGAAAGGATGCTTTGTTTCCTGATAAATCAGAGAGTACGCTTTCTCTTCTTGATGGAACAGTGATGCCGGTTGAGGTTGCCATCAGCAATATTACCATAGAGGATAAGCAGGTAAAGATGGTTCTTCTGCGGGATATCACAGAGCGTAAAGTTGCCGAACGCGAAGTGCTCAATGCTGTAATCGATGCTGAAGAACGCGAGCGGCAAAGGTTTTCTAAAGATCTGCATGACTCAATAGGTCCGCTTCTATCAGCGCTGAATCTGTACATTACCGCGTTGAGCAAAGATGGCAGCAAAGAGCGTCATGAGCAGGCTTATGCTTTGGCCAAGGAAACGTTGAACGAGACCATCAAAAGCATCAGGGAGGTGTCTAACAACCTAAGTCCGCAAAGTCTTACCGATTTTGGATTGCAAGTAGCGCTGAGAAGTTTTGTTCAGCGTTTACGAATGGACGACTCGCTCAACATTAATCTTGATTTGGAATTGGGCTCTAACCGCTATTCTATTCCCATAGAGGTTGGGCTTTACCGTGTTGTAACCGAATTGATAAACAACACGCTAAAGCATGCGCATGCAACCGAAATTATTGTCAAGATTTTAGAATTAAATGGAAGCATAAAGTTGGATTACTCTGATAATGGAGTAGGCTTCTCCTTAACCGATGTATCTCGAAAGGGAGGTCATGGCTTGTCGAATATATCGAGTCGGATCCGATCGATTAATGGACTGGTGAGGCTTTGGTCTCGAGAAGGTAAGGGAATGAGGGTAACACTTGAAGTACCAATTAAGTATACTAGCTGACATTGATATGCTATAAATATCAGCATAAAATAAAAAGCATTATTGGACAAGGACTATGGAACGTATTAGAGTTATTTTAGTTGACGACCACACTCTGTTTCGAAAAGGGCTTAAAATGCTACTTGATGAGTCGGATGGGATTGAAGTTGTCTGTGAGGCATCGTCTGGGGTGGAGTTTTTGAAGGTTTTGGAGAATCTGCAACCAGACGTTGTGCTAATGGACATAAATATGCCCGAAATGAATGGAATGGAGGCAACTCAGATTGCCTTAAAGCAGCATCCTTCGCTACCAATACTAATGCTGTCGATGCATGGCGAGGAAGAGTACTTCGAAAAAATGGTTGATGCTGGCGTTAAGGGATTCCTGCTTAAGAATTCGGAAGTAGACGAGGTGGTAAAAGCCATTAATACGGTCTTTAGGGGAGGTAGCTACTTTTCGCAAGAGCTTCTTCTGGGCGTTATCTCATGCAGAAATAAAAAGCATGATGACGAAAAGGAGCTTACCATAACCGATCGCGAATTGGAGGTGCTTAAGCTTATTTGTTTGGGTTATTCGAATTCCGATATTGCGGATAAGCTTTTTATTAGTCATCGTACTGTCGATCGGCACCGATCTAACCTTCTCGAGAAGACAAACAGTAGAAATTCAGCTGCCCTAGTTATGTATGCTATTAAGCATAAGTTGGTTGATGTGAGTTGAGTCTGGTGTTGTGGCGTAAAACACCCATTTTAAATGGGTGTTTTGGCTGTTTTAAATGAGCTTTTACTCCATTTTATTTGCGTTGAGAACGATGTTATTTTGCTCTTGAAATAACAGGTGAGTTTTAAGGTCAAATCTCAACGCAATGATTGCTTGCATTATTTCTTGGTTATCTATTTTGTTGGAGGCTGAACGAAAACAGAGTAGGTGAAGATTTTGGGGGTACTGTAGGTTCTACTTGTACTTTAAAACATTTGATCTATTCGAAAATCTCACGTAGGGTATTTCTATTTGCATTATCTCTTTTGATCCTGTTGAGTTTGCAGGAAATGCTTTTAGACCGTGTTTATCTGAATTTTGGTTTGACAACGTTCATATTGGCTGTTGGAAGTTTTTATTTTTCGTTTTCTAGTAGGCATTATATCTCGGAGTTATCGTAGAACGGTTTTAATTGGTTTGAGCGGTAACTCGGAGAAGTGCCTAACGCTTAAGGGAGGATTATTTCAGAGGGAATTCAAGTTTTTGCTAATAGATTGAAGAGTCTCGAAAGAGCTTCACTATAATTTTAGCAACATAATTTTATTACAATCTGACTGGTGCTGATGTCAATGCAGGTTGTTCATTTTAAATCATCAAAAAGGCTCCACAATAGTCTCTGACTTAATGGAGGGTGTTGGGAGCCTTTTATTCCTTTTTTGAGGAGATCGGGAAAGGATTGTAAAATAGGAATTTGGGAATTCAATATATAGTGTTTTAGTATTTTCAGTTATATCAAGGCAAATTGGTTGAAGAGTATTAAGCGACCTTGATGAAAATGAATGATAAGCCGTTCTCCTTAAAGAGAGCGGCTTATTGTTTTCTATCCATGTCGCGAAATTTCTTCTAGCGCCTCATGTTTTAGTATGGTTATGTTTTTATCGTCGAGTGCAACGATTTTATCCTTTTCGAATGATTTGAGGATTTTTACGGCATTCTCAGTTGAGATGCCTGCAAATTCAGCGATATCCTTACGGGTAAGTAGCCCAAATACTTCAATGTTTTCCACTCTTATGCTGTTTAGGTAGAGTAGCGTTTCTGCCATTCTTCCGTTCATCTGCTTGTACATCAAGGTTCGTATGGTGTCGAAAAGAATGGAGTTTTGTCCGCAGTATCGCTTTATGATGTTAACGGCAAATTCTCCGTTGCTCCGAGAAACCTTCATGATGCTGCTGTTCTCAATAAGAAATGCCTGAACATCGGTTAGGGCAACCGTAGAGTAGCTGTAGGTATTTTTGGTAAATACTGATGATAAGCCCACAAACTCACCGGGTGTAACCATTCTTAGGCTGTAACTTTTTGTTCCATCCCCTTCGATGTGCTGCTTGGCAATGCCGCTTACAATAAATAGGACGTAGGTGGCAAATGCTCCTTGCTTGGTAAGGTTTTCTCCTTTGCGAAAGAGTACCTGCGTTTTGCTGCTTCTGATTAGTTCAACCTCCTCTGTATTTAGCTTCTGAAAACAGGGGGCTTGTATGTTGCAAACGTATTCGCTATCATTTTCTAGGATAGTTTTCATGACATGCTGCTTTTGTCCTGTAAAGGTAGAATAAATCAGTAAAATGGTTGATAAAGATCAGTTCGTACATTGGCATATGCGAGTTTTTGCTTGTTGATTGGGGGATGGCATTCTTGTATCTTTGTTATACGATCGCCTTTTGAGGTTGTGAGTTGTAAATTGTTAGTTCTAAATGTAAGGCCATATTTATTAGGTGTGACAATGAAGGAGAATTTTAGTTCTATAATTCAATCAGACAGGCCAGTGCTGGTCGACTTTTTTGCTGAATGGTGTAGCCCTTGCAAGATGCAGGCTCCCATTCTTAAGGAGGTTGCTGCCGAAATGGGTGATGCAGTTCGCATCATTAAAATTGATGTAGACAAAAATCCGCAGGTGGCTGCTGATTATCAAGTTCGGGGCGTTCCAACATTAATGATATTTAGAGAAGGCAAGGTGCTGTGGCGTCAATCTGGCGTGCAGTCTAAACCGCAACTCGTATCAATATTAAGTAACTATAGGTAGCTTATGAACTATGCATTTCAGACAACCGTAAATGCCTCATTCGATAGAACTGTGCAGCTTGCAGTTGAGGCATTAGAATCCGAAGGCTTTGGTATAGTATCACAACTGGATCTGGATAAGAAGTTTAAGAATGTTTTGGGAAAGGAGTTTAAGCGTTACACCATCTTGGGCGCTTGTATGCCTTCGTATGCCTATCAGGCAGTATCTGAAGAAGAACTAATTGGGCTCCTCCTTCCTTGTAATTTGGTAGTTATCGAGAGGGATGACGAATCTACACTAGTTGCTTCCATTAATCCGGAGGTTACGATGCAATCGGTCCAAAATTCTACGCTTATTCCTCTTGCTGCCGATGTTGCTGCTAAGCTGCAAAAGGTGATAAGTGTTTTAGGTCGCACTTAATAGCGATTCTAATAGAGAAAAGGCTGATTCAATTTATGAATCAGCCTTTTTTCTTAGTCTTTTTTCTCGGCTTCCGCTTTTCTAATCTTAGAGTGCTTAATGCCGTAGGTGAAGTATATAATAAAACCTAATCCCATCCACACAAATAAACGAATCCAAGTAACAACAGGTAGCGATAGCATCATGGAAACGCATACCAAAATCCCCAAAATGGGAACAAGCGGAACAAGTGGTGTTCTGAATGTTCGAGGGGCATCTGGCATTCTTTTGCGCATTATGATGATACCAATGGAAACAAGAACAAAGGCAAACAGCGTACCTATACTTACCATGTGGCCGAGGTCTGATATGTTGACAAATCCTGCCAGTAGGCTGGTAAATACTGCAAAAAACAGATTGTTCTTGTATGGCGTATGGAACTTAGGATGTACTGATGAAAATACCTTTGGAAGAAGCCCATCCTTTGACATTGAGTAGAAGATACGCGATTGTCCGAGGAGCATTACCAGCATTACCGATGTAAAACCTGCTAGTATGGCGAAAATGATTGTTTGCTGTAACCAAGCGTATGGTGTATTGGCAATGGCTACGGCAACAGGTGCCGCGCTTCCCTTAAAGTCGGTATAGTTGGCCAACCCTGTCATTACGTAAGCGAAGACTATGTAGAGAATGGTGCTTATTATTAGTGAGCCAAGAATACCAATTGGCATATCCTTTTTCGGGTTTTTACTTTCCTGTGCGGCTGTCGAAACGGCATCGAAGCCTATGTATGCAAAGAAGACAACTGCCGCACCTCTAAGTATACCTGACCATCCAAAGTGTCCCCACTCTCCGGTGTTTTGTGGAATGTATGGGTGGTAGTTTTCGGGATTGATGTAGTTCCAGCCAACTGCAATGAATACGAGTACAACGGCTACCTTAAGGGCTACCAGCAGTGCATTCATAAAGGCAGACTCCTTCGTCCCCTTAATAAGCAGGAGCGATAGCGCGAAGACAATAAAAATGGCTGGGAGGTTAATGATTCCCGATATAACCGTTCCATCTGCCAGCGTCATCGAATCGACAGGTGCATGGCTGATCTCATAGGGGAAGTTAATGCCAATGTTGCTGAGAAATTTAACAAGGTAGGACGACCAGCTAACCGATACTGTAGCTGCACCTAGCGCGTATTCGAGCACCAAGTCCCAGCCAATTATCCAAGCGACGACTTCTCCCATGGTAGCATAGGAGTACGTATAGGCGCTACCTGCAACAGGAATCATCGACGCGAATTCGGCATAGCAGAGTGCGGCAAAGGTACATCCCACAGCAGCAATAATAAACGAAATGGTTACTGCTGGTCCCGCATTTTCCGCTGCTGCAATACCCGTTAAGGAGAATAAGCCAGCACCGATAATAGCACCAATACCCAACGCAACAAGATTAAAACCGTTGAGCGTACGTTTGAGGGCGTGATCGCCACTTTCTTCCGATTCCTTTAGTAGGATGGAAAGGGGTTTTGTAAATTTCATAAGCTAGGATATCAATATTGGGTTAGTGCAATTTATTAAATCTAGGGCGATTAATTACAATAGGTTGTAATGTAGATTCTGAGAGAATGAGTGAAAAATTCTTTTATGGGTATATTTTATTCTTTTTTGAAATGTTTTGCTGCCAATTTGTAGCATGCTTATGTTAAAAGTCTCTTACAACCTTTTGAATTGTAATCCTGTTAAAGATGATTAATGTTCGAAAAACATGTGATTT
This window of the uncultured Acetobacteroides sp. genome carries:
- a CDS encoding response regulator transcription factor codes for the protein MERIRVILVDDHTLFRKGLKMLLDESDGIEVVCEASSGVEFLKVLENLQPDVVLMDINMPEMNGMEATQIALKQHPSLPILMLSMHGEEEYFEKMVDAGVKGFLLKNSEVDEVVKAINTVFRGGSYFSQELLLGVISCRNKKHDDEKELTITDRELEVLKLICLGYSNSDIADKLFISHRTVDRHRSNLLEKTNSRNSAALVMYAIKHKLVDVS
- a CDS encoding ABC transporter substrate binding protein gives rise to the protein MGGLRNYVALNFLMLIALLAYIPDSWALPRKQKVLVIHSYHQGLNWTDSITAGIQSVLSRQKNVEIHFEYLDTKRNYHPEYMKELLALYKRKLYNIPFKVIIVSDDNAFDFIRQFRDVYYPNIPVVFCGVNQYRPDLLAGMKGITGVSEENDFQHTIELMLRLHSNLDTVFVVDDHQQPMSSINKRKIDEARRILKTSVKFVFLKNVKLGEMLNEVASLKGRKAILLNNYTKDKDGNYISFDENMQLIRERAKVPIYSTWNFYLGEGIVGGMLTSGYKQGQLSAQLALKILMGSKADSLPVIRTGYNAYEFDYNQLNRFGIDLSMLPPGSLIVNKPPTFFEHHRVAIFVSIVSILLIINTIIISYLKRKRRERKLIQQNEELERRVLQRTLEVQKTNEVLEAQKGQMLLQNMELEKHRHHLLELVEERTNNLEHAHAMLHNSHQRLTNILDASSEGFWEYNLETQDLHFSSKIWDALGYRSNEYVNSLEFIDSLIHPDDLIRVKQSIDDCICGKKVFYKEENRIRAKDGHYLWLLSRGKIIENGSDGSRYFVGTHVDITQQKIAEQQLLEDERVLRASELRWRSLFEQTEAAILLLNDNAEILDCNPSAKILLNLNDDVENKHFEDFVPSIKQLLLFNQDVRKDALFPDKSESTLSLLDGTVMPVEVAISNITIEDKQVKMVLLRDITERKVAEREVLNAVIDAEERERQRFSKDLHDSIGPLLSALNLYITALSKDGSKERHEQAYALAKETLNETIKSIREVSNNLSPQSLTDFGLQVALRSFVQRLRMDDSLNINLDLELGSNRYSIPIEVGLYRVVTELINNTLKHAHATEIIVKILELNGSIKLDYSDNGVGFSLTDVSRKGGHGLSNISSRIRSINGLVRLWSREGKGMRVTLEVPIKYTS
- the trxA gene encoding thioredoxin — its product is MKENFSSIIQSDRPVLVDFFAEWCSPCKMQAPILKEVAAEMGDAVRIIKIDVDKNPQVAADYQVRGVPTLMIFREGKVLWRQSGVQSKPQLVSILSNYR
- a CDS encoding DUF302 domain-containing protein translates to MNYAFQTTVNASFDRTVQLAVEALESEGFGIVSQLDLDKKFKNVLGKEFKRYTILGACMPSYAYQAVSEEELIGLLLPCNLVVIERDDESTLVASINPEVTMQSVQNSTLIPLAADVAAKLQKVISVLGRT
- a CDS encoding Crp/Fnr family transcriptional regulator produces the protein MKTILENDSEYVCNIQAPCFQKLNTEEVELIRSSKTQVLFRKGENLTKQGAFATYVLFIVSGIAKQHIEGDGTKSYSLRMVTPGEFVGLSSVFTKNTYSYSTVALTDVQAFLIENSSIMKVSRSNGEFAVNIIKRYCGQNSILFDTIRTLMYKQMNGRMAETLLYLNSIRVENIEVFGLLTRKDIAEFAGISTENAVKILKSFEKDKIVALDDKNITILKHEALEEISRHG
- a CDS encoding amino acid permease, producing the protein MKFTKPLSILLKESEESGDHALKRTLNGFNLVALGIGAIIGAGLFSLTGIAAAENAGPAVTISFIIAAVGCTFAALCYAEFASMIPVAGSAYTYSYATMGEVVAWIIGWDLVLEYALGAATVSVSWSSYLVKFLSNIGINFPYEISHAPVDSMTLADGTVISGIINLPAIFIVFALSLLLIKGTKESAFMNALLVALKVAVVLVFIAVGWNYINPENYHPYIPQNTGEWGHFGWSGILRGAAVVFFAYIGFDAVSTAAQESKNPKKDMPIGILGSLIISTILYIVFAYVMTGLANYTDFKGSAAPVAVAIANTPYAWLQQTIIFAILAGFTSVMLVMLLGQSRIFYSMSKDGLLPKVFSSVHPKFHTPYKNNLFFAVFTSLLAGFVNISDLGHMVSIGTLFAFVLVSIGIIIMRKRMPDAPRTFRTPLVPLVPILGILVCVSMMLSLPVVTWIRLFVWMGLGFIIYFTYGIKHSKIRKAEAEKKD